A region from the Mercenaria mercenaria strain notata chromosome 7, MADL_Memer_1, whole genome shotgun sequence genome encodes:
- the LOC123525318 gene encoding interaptin-like, with translation MPPLGPFCQSSGITTELLETGKFPLLASLTNGLVLELKHYADSKSFTLQQFVDLLSRLSPMFSAAKSVTSVYNRVNTLKEQKRKLHSKKKVKGVKNVTELLNKEFHVTASVISTEQTELSSNFNSEAEVCNDVHPASEKHKTESLQKTDISVQTDGNPDDDAKTTKKWNMKKYLCNKQTRQLRKIQKQIREHEQKMQKISSRTGHYSVKNVNKRDENSRKNSLLLRKSSSKVRAQQFKIKKLSEKNVLTERRLKEIQEEYDALTVQNENLKDINRSLKELSQSEKDKKVLAQKSNSYLRKEISDLRTNLKQCVDSDFLLESSSHEICNNSIKQMKLLLDEKEQQINELQEEAIEKKKIDTRNANGCFTDNVRLCVMELAALEVATEKVSKVIQCVSSHLHNYSLKNDELPNSTTVQTIVDEGTS, from the coding sequence ATGCCTCCCCTTGGACCTTTTTGCCAGTCCTCTGGCATCACTACAGAATTATTAGAGACAGGAAAGTTTCCTTTGTTGGCAAGCTTAACCAATGGACTTGTGTTAGAACTTAAACACTATGCAGATTCGAAAAGTTTTACGCTACAGCAGTTTGTCGATTTGTTGTCCCGACTCAGTCCAATGTTTTCAGCAGCAAAATCGGTAACATCAGTGTATAATAGAGTTAATACCCTAAAAGAACAGAAAAGAAAATTGCATTCTAAGAAAAAGGTGAAAGGCGTGAAAAATGTAACTGAACTCCTGAATAAAGAATTTCATGTAACAGCCAGTGTAATAAGTACAGAACAAACTGAATTGTCATCAAATTTCAATTCGGAGGCAGAGGTATGCAATGATGTCCATCCCGCATCAGAAAAACACAAAACAGAAAGTCTGCAGAAAACAGACATCAGCGTGCAAACAGATGGAAATCCTGATGATGAtgcaaaaactacaaaaaaatggaACATGAAAAAGTACCTTTGTAACAAACAAACTAGACAGTTGaggaaaatacaaaaacaaatcagagaacatgaacaaaaaatgcagaaaataagCAGTCGTACAGGACACTATTCAGTAAAAAATGTGAATAAGCGTGATGAAAATTCGAGAAAGAATAGTCTTCTTTTGCGTAAAAGTTCCAGCAAGGTCAGGGCACAACAGTTTAAAATCAAAAAGTTGTCGGAAAAAAATGTGTTGACTGAACGACGATTGAAAGAGATTCAAGAAGAATATGATGCATTAACTGTAcagaatgaaaatttaaaagatataaacagATCTCTTAAAGAGCTGTCTCAAAGTGAAAAGGACAAAAAAGTGCTAGCTCAGAAGTCCAACAGCTATCTGAGAAAGGAGATTTCTGATCTGCGGACAAATTTAAAGCAGTGTGTCGACAGTGATTTTCTTTTAGAAAGTAGCTCACATGAAATATGTAACAACTCCATTAAACAAATGAAGTTACTCTTGGATGAGAAAGAGCAACAAATAAATGAATTACAAGAAGAagcaatagaaaaaaagaaaattgacacTAGAAATGCAAATGGATGTTTCACGGACAATGTTCGCCTCTGTGTAATGGAGCTCGCTGCTCTTGAAGTTGCGACAGAGAAAGTGTCGAAAGTGATTCAGTGTGTTTCGTcccatttacataattatagctTGAAAAATGACGAGCTGCCAAATTCTACAACAGTGCAGACAATAGTTGATGAGGGCACTTCATAG